In Lysinibacillus sp. FSL M8-0337, the following proteins share a genomic window:
- a CDS encoding transposase: MLKLLIILSSIVVPIIMLLLQYKSNSVHSLWNVLAVFALIIFGSIASTSIYQIIVDGAVFMTTIHAIFLNPLFLVVGAYLGVFMIYRLLLLTWKEK; this comes from the coding sequence ATGTTGAAACTGTTAATCATCTTATCAAGCATTGTTGTCCCTATTATCATGCTTTTACTACAATACAAAAGCAATAGCGTTCATAGTCTATGGAATGTTTTGGCAGTGTTTGCACTGATTATTTTTGGTAGTATTGCATCCACCTCAATTTATCAAATTATCGTAGATGGTGCAGTATTTATGACAACAATCCACGCCATTTTTTTAAATCCATTATTTTTAGTTGTTGGGGCTTATCTTGGTGTATTCATGATATACAGATTGCTGCTTTTAACATGGAAAGAAAAATAA
- a CDS encoding cold-shock protein codes for MKQGTVKWFNAEKGFGFIEVEGEADVFAHFSAIQGEGFKSLDEGQKVEFEVEDGNRGPQAKNIVKL; via the coding sequence ATGAAACAAGGTACAGTAAAATGGTTTAACGCAGAAAAAGGTTTTGGATTTATCGAAGTTGAAGGTGAAGCAGACGTATTCGCTCACTTCTCTGCAATCCAAGGTGAAGGTTTCAAATCACTTGACGAAGGTCAAAAAGTTGAATTTGAAGTAGAAGACGGTAACCGCGGACCACAAGCTAAAAACATCGTTAAACTATAA
- a CDS encoding DNA-3-methyladenine glycosylase I — protein sequence MKRCEWVKLDEPLYVEYHDKEWGVPIYDDQRLFEMICLEGAQAGLSWWTILQKRDGYREAFDQFNAAKIISYTEEKLAELKEDTRIVRNKLKIASVVTNAQAFLRIQQQHGSFSHYIWSFVDNQPIVNNWATITDVPVTTELSDRMSKQLKKDGFKFVGSTICYSFMQAVGMVNDHIVDCSCRQEQSLAQS from the coding sequence ATGAAAAGATGTGAATGGGTAAAGTTAGATGAGCCATTATATGTAGAATATCATGATAAGGAATGGGGCGTGCCGATTTATGACGATCAGCGCTTATTTGAAATGATTTGTCTAGAAGGGGCACAAGCAGGTCTTAGCTGGTGGACAATTTTACAAAAGAGAGACGGTTACCGAGAGGCCTTTGACCAATTTAATGCTGCCAAAATCATTTCCTATACCGAAGAAAAGTTGGCTGAACTAAAAGAGGATACACGTATCGTGCGCAACAAGCTTAAAATCGCAAGCGTTGTAACGAACGCACAAGCCTTTTTACGTATCCAACAACAGCATGGTTCCTTTTCACATTACATATGGTCATTTGTCGACAATCAGCCTATTGTGAATAACTGGGCAACGATTACAGATGTCCCAGTAACTACTGAGTTAAGTGATCGTATGAGCAAACAGCTTAAAAAAGATGGCTTTAAATTTGTTGGTAGCACGATTTGTTATTCATTTATGCAGGCAGTAGGCATGGTCAATGATCATATTGTAGATTGTAGTTGTCGCCAAGAGCAATCGTTAGCACAATCTTAA
- a CDS encoding right-handed parallel beta-helix repeat-containing protein yields the protein MATLVVKKGIMHRYQNINQALQDAEVGDAIEIRDGIYEESIEISKRLTLYGKGDVTIKGGVFIRYHTHVDIRNIRFSQGHGIYVKGDLQLENCIIEKQQVSTQVTVNFGTLVMKNVDILAGTTNQFGMRIDNGSSVMLIESTLHQHTKAQIIAQNSEISLSKCMLLEGTMNGIFAIRNVHMVIEDCEIHGHEKTQIVAASSTISLVNSLIHEGKDVGIQVFSGSKLTIDQCEIKQHAETNVVVHESELVASDSRIAKSNGNGLYIGEKSKAIIYDCQLYGHKKPQLFIENSKAEIRKCQVTNGSTTGITIFNEANVIMTECTIHHHIQFHVIVDASGLVLDQCIIQFGQTGGIYGNDHAKITLKNSRIQELESHHIYINNARLFVNDCAFHHIVGNGITCIDAIVEVVDSQFTQCQQSPYSIFWSDKSIGRIQNCAINDTERTFLAMTNQSLLELVNSTLTNVKTAAVVQERSQLYIRGPIQAGRCQKDDSSRIIHIDLQQAMSKKTQRSVDKLSTCNGSNVED from the coding sequence ATGGCAACACTTGTAGTAAAAAAAGGGATAATGCATCGTTATCAAAATATCAATCAGGCGCTGCAAGACGCTGAAGTTGGAGATGCTATAGAAATTCGAGATGGTATCTATGAAGAAAGTATAGAGATTTCAAAAAGGTTAACGCTTTATGGTAAAGGGGATGTTACGATTAAAGGTGGCGTGTTTATTCGTTACCATACGCATGTAGACATCCGTAATATCCGATTTAGTCAAGGCCACGGCATTTATGTGAAAGGGGATCTACAGCTTGAAAACTGCATCATCGAAAAGCAACAAGTGAGTACCCAAGTCACTGTTAACTTTGGTACTTTAGTGATGAAAAATGTTGATATACTGGCAGGGACAACTAATCAATTTGGCATGCGGATAGATAATGGATCAAGTGTAATGCTGATTGAATCAACATTACACCAGCATACGAAAGCACAAATTATTGCGCAAAATAGTGAAATTTCATTGTCGAAGTGCATGTTGCTAGAGGGCACGATGAATGGAATTTTTGCCATACGAAACGTTCACATGGTCATAGAGGATTGTGAAATTCATGGGCATGAAAAAACTCAAATCGTTGCAGCGTCCAGTACAATTTCTTTAGTCAACTCGCTTATTCACGAAGGAAAAGACGTAGGAATCCAAGTATTTAGTGGTTCAAAATTAACAATCGATCAATGTGAAATCAAGCAACATGCTGAAACTAATGTCGTTGTCCATGAAAGCGAACTTGTAGCGTCTGATAGTCGCATTGCGAAAAGTAATGGGAATGGACTGTATATTGGCGAAAAATCAAAGGCTATTATCTATGATTGCCAGTTATATGGCCATAAAAAGCCACAGTTGTTTATAGAGAATAGTAAAGCCGAGATTCGAAAATGCCAGGTGACCAATGGCAGCACAACGGGTATCACCATTTTCAACGAAGCCAATGTCATAATGACTGAATGTACAATCCATCATCATATACAATTTCATGTAATTGTTGATGCGAGTGGTCTTGTGCTCGATCAATGCATCATTCAATTTGGGCAAACAGGTGGAATTTATGGAAATGATCATGCCAAAATTACTTTAAAAAATTCACGCATACAGGAATTAGAAAGTCATCATATTTATATTAATAATGCGCGTCTTTTTGTCAACGATTGTGCCTTTCATCATATAGTTGGTAATGGAATTACGTGTATTGATGCGATTGTTGAAGTAGTAGATAGTCAATTCACGCAATGTCAACAAAGCCCTTATTCCATATTTTGGTCTGATAAGTCAATAGGGCGCATCCAAAATTGTGCAATCAACGACACCGAGCGAACTTTTTTGGCAATGACCAATCAATCGCTTCTTGAACTCGTCAATAGCACCTTAACAAATGTTAAAACAGCGGCTGTTGTACAGGAACGAAGCCAATTATATATTCGCGGACCAATTCAAGCGGGGAGATGTCAAAAAGATGACTCCTCAAGAATTATCCATATAGACTTACAGCAAGCAATGAGTAAAAAAACACAACGAAGTGTCGATAAATTAAGTACATGTAACGGAAGCAATGTGGAAGATTGA